A window from Caldisericota bacterium encodes these proteins:
- a CDS encoding phosphate acyltransferase — MINSFEELFSHLKGKGRENIVVAGGEDIEAVKAIKESYDYGFGKGILVGDSEKIEDVLSQFSDRDFVEDIIHAVTDEEKSSFAVQRVKKGGVLLKGQVKTSKLLKEVLDKENGLRTGSIISDVFVFEDQREEGQKLVLMSDGGVNIEPDISTLISIVKNAVMVAHELGKENPLVAMLAAVEVVNPDMKETIAAALISQMNKRGQIKGCTIDGPLALDNAISQYAAKKKGIKSAVAGIADILIVPNIAAGNIFGKSLTYYANFKNGHIIVGTKVPVMIPSRADTSDVKFNSIALAIASKNE; from the coding sequence ATGATAAATAGTTTTGAGGAATTATTTTCGCATCTTAAAGGAAAAGGTAGAGAAAACATTGTTGTAGCAGGAGGAGAGGATATTGAAGCAGTAAAGGCGATAAAAGAAAGCTATGACTATGGTTTTGGCAAAGGCATACTTGTGGGGGATAGCGAGAAGATAGAGGATGTGTTATCTCAGTTTTCTGATAGAGATTTTGTCGAAGATATTATTCATGCAGTTACCGATGAAGAAAAAAGTTCTTTTGCCGTGCAGAGAGTGAAGAAGGGAGGCGTTCTTCTAAAAGGACAGGTAAAGACTTCCAAACTTCTAAAAGAAGTTTTAGACAAGGAAAACGGATTAAGAACCGGCAGCATTATAAGCGATGTGTTTGTATTCGAGGATCAGCGGGAAGAAGGGCAGAAGCTTGTACTTATGAGTGATGGTGGCGTAAACATTGAGCCAGATATTAGTACGCTTATTTCTATTGTTAAAAATGCTGTTATGGTTGCTCATGAATTAGGGAAAGAGAATCCGCTTGTAGCTATGCTTGCTGCGGTGGAAGTAGTAAACCCCGATATGAAGGAAACAATTGCTGCAGCTCTTATTTCTCAAATGAATAAACGGGGGCAGATAAAAGGTTGCACGATAGATGGGCCATTGGCTCTTGATAATGCAATTTCACAATATGCTGCAAAGAAAAAGGGAATTAAATCTGCTGTAGCAGGTATAGCAGACATTTTAATAGTGCCAAATATCGCTGCAGGAAATATTTTTGGAAAATCTCTTACATATTATGCAAATTTTAAAAATGGTCATATAATAGTGGGAACAAAAGTACCTGTGATGATACCCTCACGAGCTGATACAAGTGATGTTAAATTTAATTCAATAGCACTTGCAATTGCGAGCAAAAACGAATAA
- the fabZ gene encoding 3-hydroxyacyl-ACP dehydratase FabZ — MERKKIQFSETKLDNSRIKQFLPHRDPFLFVDEITEVVPGKSVIGKRKLREDEFFFKGHFPGLPILPGVLMVEAIAQTSAFMIFTLPGNEKLFGVFAGIENFKFKGTVHPGDTVIMKAKLLAFRHGIAKCEGKAFVNGKLIAEGIISAFFHESKETLKRRRKE; from the coding sequence ATGGAGAGAAAGAAAATACAATTTAGTGAAACAAAGTTGGATAATAGTAGAATTAAGCAATTTCTTCCTCATAGGGATCCTTTTCTTTTTGTTGACGAAATTACTGAAGTTGTGCCCGGGAAAAGTGTCATAGGAAAAAGAAAACTACGCGAAGACGAATTTTTTTTTAAGGGGCATTTCCCAGGTCTTCCTATTTTGCCGGGTGTGCTGATGGTAGAGGCAATTGCACAAACATCGGCTTTTATGATATTTACACTGCCCGGCAATGAAAAGTTATTCGGGGTATTTGCGGGGATAGAAAATTTTAAATTTAAGGGAACAGTGCATCCTGGAGACACTGTGATAATGAAAGCAAAGCTTCTTGCTTTTCGACATGGTATCGCAAAATGTGAAGGGAAGGCTTTTGTAAACGGAAAACTTATTGCTGAAGGTATTATATCGGCATTTTTTCATGAAAGTAAAGAGACATTAAAAAGGAGGAGAAAAGAATAA
- a CDS encoding phosphate acyltransferase: MEQIKRLDEIVEAVKSRKKRVLSVAYGQDVHTLQAVEKGVREGLFNAINFASKKEVKRVASENGIDISLFEVVDVPDEKEAIRQAVRAIKEKRADVLMKGFCQTANYMRGILDKEEGLLPPGNILSHTTVIEISTYPKLLVVSDVAVIPFPDLKMKVQMINYNVNIVRKFGIAVPKVAVIAAVETVNLKMQATIDGALLSKMNERGQISGCVVDGPLALDLAVSKEAALIKKVKSEVAGDVDILIFPNIETGNAFYKATTKLGNAKIAAVVAGATAPAVLTSRGDSEEAKFYSLALAAFISEK; this comes from the coding sequence ATGGAACAAATTAAACGATTAGATGAGATTGTAGAAGCTGTAAAAAGTAGAAAAAAAAGAGTTTTATCAGTTGCTTATGGACAGGATGTTCATACCCTTCAAGCTGTTGAAAAGGGAGTAAGGGAAGGACTGTTTAATGCAATAAATTTTGCAAGTAAAAAAGAGGTTAAAAGAGTTGCTAGCGAAAACGGTATTGATATTTCTCTTTTTGAGGTTGTTGATGTACCGGACGAGAAGGAAGCAATCAGGCAGGCTGTTAGAGCCATAAAAGAAAAAAGAGCAGATGTGCTTATGAAAGGATTTTGTCAAACTGCAAACTATATGAGAGGTATTTTAGATAAAGAGGAAGGACTTCTCCCTCCGGGGAATATTCTTTCTCATACCACTGTTATAGAAATTTCTACTTATCCTAAATTACTTGTTGTTTCAGATGTTGCTGTAATACCATTTCCCGATCTTAAAATGAAGGTACAAATGATTAACTACAATGTAAACATTGTTCGCAAATTTGGAATAGCCGTACCAAAAGTTGCTGTAATTGCAGCAGTGGAGACTGTAAATTTGAAGATGCAGGCAACTATAGATGGTGCATTGCTTTCTAAAATGAACGAAAGAGGGCAAATTAGCGGCTGTGTGGTTGATGGACCGCTTGCACTGGATCTTGCTGTTTCTAAAGAAGCGGCATTAATTAAAAAAGTGAAATCTGAAGTTGCAGGAGATGTTGATATTTTGATTTTCCCTAATATTGAGACCGGGAATGCATTTTATAAAGCTACTACAAAATTAGGAAATGCTAAGATTGCCGCTGTTGTGGCTGGTGCAACTGCACCAGCTGTTCTTACTTCCCGCGGTGATAGCGAAGAAGCTAAATTTTATTCTTTAGCATTAGCTGCGTTTATTTCAGAAAAATAA
- a CDS encoding S1 RNA-binding domain-containing protein translates to MGENGKKGFYDEVNPEDVESILTKSGEEKLPRRKIEEAVSKETEPSSAETKKEELQHEAVEEAVSKETEPSSAETGEEELQHEAVEEAVSKETEPSSAETNEKELKHESTEEIIPPEVEKREEKIDSMNTISKDYVPTVFKRGDTISATVVKIEPTGVMVNAGGKVDYFIPMKGLSAEPITSPEEVVKVGDKINVYVIKTRDAKGGVILSKKRADYVGEWDELSNAFTENKSIKIKVVKAIKGGLLVDVSGIVGFLPQSHVGLKRGENLETFVGKEMEAKILEINPTIRRIIVSCKEVLRKEREKEKKEALVNLKKGEVISGIVRTIKDFGIFVDIGHGIDGFVRLNELTWGRRKPPKEVVRLGKEVKVKILSINLDTGKVALSLRQTKPYPWDVVEEKFPEGSIAEGTVIRIHPFGAVVELAEGITGLIHISQLDKTRVNKVEDIVKLGEQIKIKVLSIDKEKRKMRLSRKAALEDDDGEKENTI, encoded by the coding sequence ATGGGTGAAAATGGTAAAAAAGGGTTTTATGATGAAGTAAATCCTGAAGATGTAGAGTCAATTCTTACAAAATCAGGCGAAGAGAAATTACCGCGTAGGAAAATTGAAGAAGCTGTTTCTAAAGAAACAGAACCAAGTTCTGCCGAAACAAAGAAAGAAGAATTACAGCACGAGGCAGTTGAAGAAGCTGTTTCTAAAGAAACAGAACCAAGTTCTGCCGAAACAGGCGAAGAAGAATTACAGCACGAGGCAGTTGAAGAAGCTGTTTCTAAAGAAACAGAACCAAGTTCTGCCGAAACAAATGAAAAGGAATTAAAACATGAATCAACTGAAGAAATTATTCCGCCCGAAGTAGAAAAAAGGGAGGAAAAAATAGATTCTATGAATACAATCTCTAAAGATTATGTCCCTACAGTTTTTAAGAGAGGAGATACTATTTCTGCCACTGTTGTTAAGATTGAGCCAACTGGTGTGATGGTAAACGCAGGCGGTAAAGTTGATTATTTCATTCCGATGAAAGGACTTTCTGCTGAGCCGATTACTTCACCCGAAGAAGTTGTAAAGGTAGGCGATAAAATTAATGTTTATGTAATAAAGACGCGTGATGCTAAGGGTGGCGTTATTCTTTCGAAGAAAAGGGCAGATTATGTAGGTGAATGGGATGAATTAAGCAATGCTTTTACCGAAAATAAAAGTATCAAAATAAAAGTAGTTAAAGCGATTAAGGGAGGACTGTTAGTAGATGTATCTGGTATTGTAGGATTTCTTCCTCAGTCACATGTAGGATTGAAGAGAGGTGAAAATCTTGAAACATTTGTTGGCAAAGAGATGGAAGCTAAAATACTTGAAATAAACCCCACTATTAGGCGTATAATTGTGTCATGTAAAGAAGTGCTCAGAAAAGAGAGAGAAAAAGAGAAAAAAGAGGCACTCGTAAACCTTAAAAAAGGAGAAGTTATAAGCGGTATAGTGAGAACCATAAAAGATTTTGGCATTTTCGTTGATATAGGACATGGAATTGATGGGTTTGTTCGATTAAATGAATTAACCTGGGGCAGAAGAAAACCACCCAAGGAAGTCGTTAGGTTAGGTAAAGAGGTTAAAGTGAAAATTTTGAGCATAAACCTTGATACAGGCAAAGTAGCTTTAAGTTTAAGGCAAACAAAACCTTATCCATGGGATGTTGTCGAAGAAAAATTTCCCGAAGGCAGTATTGCTGAAGGCACTGTAATACGCATTCATCCATTCGGTGCAGTTGTAGAGCTTGCGGAAGGTATTACAGGACTTATTCATATTTCTCAATTAGATAAAACGCGCGTTAATAAGGTTGAAGATATTGTGAAGCTGGGGGAGCAGATAAAAATAAAAGTGCTTAGCATTGATAAGGAAAAGAGAAAAATGCGATTGAGCAGAAAAGCAGCACTCGAGGATGATGATGGAGAGAAAGAAAATACAATTTAG
- the buk gene encoding butyrate kinase — protein MKILVINPGSTSTKTAVFSGREPIFIESIHHPPDILSQFSSLKEQKDFRKEKIVEVLKKHNIFLDQLDAVIGRGGILKPIEAGTYRVNNRLINDLIQSKVKHASNLGGIIASEIAAGLGIPAYIADPVSVDEFEEIARISGLKEINRISLLHTLNIRANAFRYAEENSKRFEDLNIIVAHLGGGISIAPIENGKIVDVNNANEGGPFSPERVGSLPPIDVIKMSYFGKYEKNELVRLFTKKGGLVSYLGVNNMPEVMKKIRTGDKYAKLIVDAMCYQIAKEIGAMATVLRGNVEAIIFTGGLSHNKGLIAEVSKRVNWIAPIVVYPGEEEMSALAMAAFRVLKGEEKEREYI, from the coding sequence ATGAAAATTTTGGTAATCAATCCCGGTTCTACATCAACTAAAACTGCTGTTTTTAGTGGTAGAGAACCTATTTTTATAGAATCTATTCATCATCCACCAGACATTCTTTCGCAGTTTAGTTCACTTAAAGAACAAAAGGATTTTCGTAAAGAAAAGATTGTGGAGGTTTTAAAAAAGCATAATATTTTTTTGGATCAATTGGATGCTGTTATTGGAAGGGGTGGTATTTTAAAGCCAATTGAGGCAGGTACTTATCGTGTAAATAATAGATTAATAAACGATTTAATCCAGTCGAAGGTGAAACATGCTTCTAATCTTGGTGGCATTATTGCAAGCGAGATAGCGGCAGGTCTCGGTATCCCCGCGTATATAGCGGATCCTGTTTCTGTTGATGAATTTGAAGAGATTGCAAGAATATCTGGATTAAAGGAGATAAATAGGATTTCATTATTACATACATTAAATATTAGAGCTAATGCATTTCGATATGCAGAAGAAAACAGTAAGCGATTCGAAGATTTGAATATTATAGTTGCGCACCTGGGAGGAGGAATATCCATTGCACCTATAGAAAATGGAAAAATTGTTGATGTAAATAATGCAAACGAAGGAGGGCCATTTTCGCCTGAACGGGTAGGAAGTTTGCCACCAATTGATGTTATAAAGATGTCATATTTTGGTAAATATGAGAAAAATGAACTTGTTCGCCTCTTCACAAAAAAAGGTGGACTTGTTTCTTACCTTGGTGTAAATAATATGCCTGAAGTAATGAAAAAAATCAGAACAGGTGATAAGTACGCAAAGCTTATAGTCGATGCAATGTGTTATCAAATTGCTAAAGAAATTGGCGCTATGGCAACTGTTTTGAGGGGGAATGTTGAGGCAATAATCTTTACTGGCGGGCTTTCACACAACAAAGGGCTAATTGCTGAGGTGAGCAAGAGAGTAAACTGGATTGCTCCAATTGTTGTTTACCCTGGAGAGGAAGAGATGAGTGCTCTTGCAATGGCTGCATTTAGAGTTTTAAAAGGCGAAGAGAAAGAACGAGAGTATATCTAA